From the Porites lutea chromosome 5, jaPorLute2.1, whole genome shotgun sequence genome, the window CTGAGGTAAGAATAGTCATTTCAACAATGGCAACCGCTCCTGTGTCGAAGAGGTTATAAACATGCGGCTGAAAAAATACTGGATTGTGCAACAGTTCATCAAGATGATTTAAAAGCAAGGTGGTATTATTGCGAGCCAATGAGATACCGAAACTTTGAGATCCTGACGGTGAAAAGTCCGTAGCTACGAAAATTTTATGATTATCATATTCACTGGATCGATTGGTCATGGCTGACAGTTGTTTCAAGCAATTTACCAAAGTGGTAATAGTTCCATTAGGTCTCTTGAGAATTTTTTCCGAGCGAATGTGAAAGGAAACATAGTTTGAGCCTAACAtctttgaaataaagtgttgagcgatttccaaaagtttttcattaaaaaatagaCTTATACTTTTATGATCGAGAGGATGATGGATGTTTGAAGGAAGTGGGAATAAAGCTCGATATGACGTCAATGTTCCATTTCCCCTCCAGTCTTCGATCCCAACACATTCATTTTCTCTGATCACGTCCTTTAGAAAATCTTCAACCGAAGAAAGCATCCCGGAATCGACGCAAATTGTTTTCAGTACTCTGAAACCTTTAACGAAACCTTGATGTCTTTGATTACCGctacattttgtctttttccctCGTTGAAAAGCTATATTACCATAGTTTATATATAGCAGTAAGTCCAACTTGTTGCGACAAACATTCTGAAATGTTTCCCAGCTCACCAAAGTGCTGTAACCGTGTGAGCGAAGCTTGTTGTTAAGTGCGCTCAGATTGTAGTACAATTCCAGCGTTTGAGTGTCGCTACTCATTTTAGAACTACCGAAAAACcttgaatttttaacaaaaggtaCAACAACTTGGTGCCCACTGTAGCTCCCTAAAGCTGCGAGAGTGATTAAGTTTCTAGTGGCCATTGAAAGTTGTTCAGCATACGAAAATACGAAGTAAAATTTTCCATGCGTGATCGTATTCGTGTGTTCTGTTCTGTTGTTGCGAATGGTGCCGTCTCCAACCATCCTCGACATTCTTAAAAGCATTGATGACCATTCGGTGTAATTAAACATGCATATTACCACTGCTAACCATAGAATGACAATGGTCCCAAACAGTACCTTACCTAAAGTCTTAAAGGGTCCCCGCAAAGGAAACATTTTGTTATCTGAGTATGCGACTTAATGAGGTGCCGTGCTCGCCATAAATAAATGCGTAATTAACCAAAAGTTTTTTCAACAAAGATCTTGTGTTCTAATAGTGTGGGTAGGATCACTTCCAACCCAgcgttgttttcatcttttgtttttgccaaCAACAACTGACACAACACAATTTCATTTGCATTTCACTAGTTGAATCTTTGTCCACGGCTGCAGCAAATGCATAAATTTTGCGATATTTAAAAAGATCACCATACTGTTtttaattgtgttttttttcttcatcagtCCTGAGATAAGGCAAGATCTCGCTCAACCCCACAGTATGCATACCTACGGAGTTCAAAATCGAACTTTTCTGGTATCGAACTTCCTACTTACAGTTCACCTGTATTTGGATCAACGCAAATAATACAAGTTCCACCGTTGATTCATACGTCAAACTTCGTAAGTCGGACTCAGTTTTCTAGATCACGGTGTCCAATTCTTACCAGTCAAATTTAGTTCGGCATATAACAATTTCAACGCGTTTAAAGCGAAGTCGCCCCACAGTCGAAATTCACATGCAGTCAAGCCGAGCTTATAACTCATGGGTCAACCAGATATTGTGTCGGATAGGCTATTGTGAAGCCGCGcgtgttttaatttctttactaCGTTAAATTCATAATTGGAGATAGTTAAAACACGAGGAGCGTGACTctgcaatttctgcaatttagaAGATAGGTTCTTAGAACAGTTCCCCCATACTACGTAATACTACGTAATCAAAGTGTGACTGTCCCACTGCAGTAAATTGTATACGTTAAGCAGAATCTCAAAAGGGGGAAAATACCTAATACACTTGATCGCATTTATGCCAGAAGCAATCTTCTTAGAGATTTCATTAATATGACACTCCTAAGAAAGATTTCCGTCGATATGAACATCAAAAGGTTCTTAAGTCGAGACTTGTTTGATCTGAAACTGATCAATTTAAATTATAGGATTATTTTTTAGGGTTGATAGTCTTAGTCTAGACCCAATTAGTAAAGATTCTGTCTTAGAGATGTTTAGTGTATAATTTTTGTGCCGTTTCGGTCTGAacacgggtatagactttggcCATTTTAGTCTGGTAGCGGGTATGATTTTCGatggaactacgggagtgtatggaCGTATCTGTCGTTTCTGCCTGCAAATGAATAGGAAAGAACTGAAAGTAATTCGAAATGTATTCTAATAAATTAAATCTTTTATTGGCGTTCTAATCTAGTATATGACATGTCCTGCTCTGAAAAaaggtatggattttagaggccagggcccagttgctcgaagcatggttagcgttaaccagcgtttaataccttgacaacgtattgcttttgatactgcttaaccaatggttaaagctaaccatgctttgagcaactcagcccaggtCTGTAAATGGGCATGGTCCCGgatgaaatagggtcaggatttagAGAACTGGGCTGCAtaccccaccaagaattcccaggagtacccctgCGATCTTACATAACCCTTGaggttgcatttcaaaaggtACTTTGAAACTGACTTGGAATGAGGTTACTACGTCATCTACTCttgcctgcgaatacagccgtcctTCCTCGCTCCTTGAAGCTAAAACGTCCCTAGCAGAGAGGAGCAGGAAGAGGCGGTTTTCCGCTGGCTACATCCACTCAAGGCAGTTGAAGAGAAAAATACACATGTGCAAACTCGTCCCAGGGCGTTATCCTTAGAAAGTGGGAGGGGCGGGCCCTGGCGACGAGGTTGCAGCCGGTCTGCTATTGGTCTGTCTAGCGCATGCGCTCATTTAGAGAAAGAGAATGCTTATGCACGCGAGCAGGCTGGAAATTAGTTGCTTAGTTACTTGTGCATGCTGCGTGCACTTTGCCATAACCATTGTGTTTCCTATTCGCAAATTGATTCTTGATCCAAACTTGAAAAGATCCCCCTCCAGTCAAGAATAACTGCCTTCCTAAAGTAAGAATAGTCATTTCAACAATGGCAACCGCTCCTGTATCTAAGAGGTTATAAACATGCGGTAGAAAAAATACTGGATTGTGCAACAGTTCATCAAGATGATTTAAAAGCAAGGTGGTATTATTGCGAGCCAATGAGATACCGAAACTTTGAGATCCTGACGGTGAAAAGTCCGTAGCTACGAAAATTTTATGATTATCATATTCACGCAATCGATTGGCCATGGCTGCAAGTTGTTTTAAACAATTGACCAAAGTGGTAATAGTTCCATTAGGTCTCTTGAGAATTTTTTCCGAGCGAATGTGAAAGGAAACATAGTTTGAGCTTAACAtctttgaaataaagtgttgagcgatttccaaaagtttttcattaaaaaatagaCTTATACTTTTATGATCGAGGGGATGATGGATGTTTGAAGGAAGTGGGAATAATGCTCGATATGAAGTCAATGTTCCATTTCCCCTCCAGTCTTCGATCCCAACACATTCATTTTCTCTGATCACGTCCTTTAGAAAATCTTCAACCGAAGAAAGCATCCCGGAATCGACGCAAATTGTTTTCAGTACTCTGAAACCTTTAACGAAACCTTGATGTCTTTGATTACCGCTACAAATTGTCTTTTTCCCTCGGTAAAAAGCTATATTACCATAGTTTATATATAGCAGTAAGTCCAACTTGTTCCGACAAACATTCTGAAATGTTTCCCAGCTCACCAAAGTGCTGTATCCGTGTGAACGAAGCTTGTTGTTAAGTGCGCTCAGATTGTAATACAATTCCAACGTTTGAGTGTCACTACTCATTTTAGAACTACCGAAAAACcttgaatttttaacaaaaggtaCAACAACTTGGTGACCACTGTAGCTCCCTAAAGCCGCGAGGGCGAGTAAGTTTCTAGTGGCCGTTGAAAGTTGTTCTCTATCTGTAAATACGAAGTAAAACTTTTCGTACGTGATCGTGTTCATGTATTTTCTGCCATGGGGTCTTTTGTTGTCGCCGGTGATGCTATCTTCTCCAACCACGTTCGACTTTCTTAAATGCGTTGGTGACCATTGGATACAGAGAAACAAGAATATTACCACTGCTACCCATACAAAAATTGACCATAAAAGCACCACCTTGGCTGAAGTTAAGCGTTTTCGTAAAGACACTGACATTTTGTTATATGGGTGGTATGTATCTAGTTTTCCGGCTGAGAGAGCTGCATCCCGGGGGAGGGGGCTCAGTACTCAACTAAGCTTTATACGGGAAGGCTTCGCCACgaagtccaaccccttacccttttatgtaccatttttaacggaaaaaggtaccctttcgtatactttctattgacaaatggagCCCCTTTCACATTTCTAGCTTAGagctttgcatcccttttaactactgtaaatgcactgtcttttaaatgtGAATAAATCCCTACAGCAGGAAATTTTCTCGCCTTTTTCAATGCCGCAAAATCCTTTTGTTGGCCCTTTTAGCCCTGTTAGGTCCTTTCATAGATCGAAATGACGGATAGTGAAATCCTGcttcccttttatatacctgcagaaggctgaaaaaggtacccctttcgggcggagcctccccgtataggccattatttGCCATTATAAGGAGTACTCCCCCGGGAGCTGTTTGATTAATCGGCCGTGTTCACCATAATAAATGCACTAATCAAGGCTTAGATCATGCGTTCTGATGTGCGTTCGATTGATCGCATTCCGGAATAGGCCGATACGCAAACGTTTGTAACCAATCTCTGGTACCGTGAATTGTGGACTGCTTAAAAACGTTTCATTTATCggaatatttcattttaagcaGATATTTAGACTGATTATGTACGATGTTTATTCCAGAATGTAGTGAATCAAACGCTTGGATTCATATACAATACAAAACAATATAACACAATAAAAAGCcagtttcatttgcatttgaatAAATGGATGAATATTAACTTAATTTAGTTGCATGTCAGTGTCTTTAAGTGGACACTAAGAGACATCAAAGAATAATTCCAGAactaaaaaaatgtgaaaaccatGGACCATATGCATTCTTAGTCCCttagaaaaaatgtaaacaaaattctttATATCTTTTTAGTTCTAGAATTACCAAAACCTATGGGATACGCAAATCGTGACAGTTGATTCGGCCGTGGATATGAACGCATCAAGTTCATCAGCCTGTATTGGTCGActttctttatatttcttttgatTGAATAACACTTTCGGCAGTTATTAGCAAGCATTCTTAGTCCTTATTTCATGGAATGTTTGCCATATTGAACAGTTTAATTTTAGAATCTTGGTAGTTTGAAATCATTGTTCGAAAATATTGTTCTGTTGGTTGTactgcggtttttttttttcacgatacCCGCAATCTTTGCTCGCGCTTTAGAAtcgatgggataaaagcaaatTGTCACGTGATATTTCAGGGGGGAACACAAGAggtaaaatttgccaatatGGGTAATCGcagtcgagtttgtttattctctcaaacGAGATGACGATTTCATAGTCATAAGAAATGTGCGGTTCGAGTTTCGACAAGATTTACGTCAGTATTGTTTGCTGTGATGACATCTTCGGTCGCTCCTGCATCCAGAATAGTAATAAAGAACACTTCCACCCATCAATAATTGTCCATGATCGCCtttaagatgaaaagttttttattttctgttgtctagaataaacaatCTTGACCGCGATTTCTTGCCCTGGCAAATTGCAGTTTGAGTTTCagtttgccccctgagaaaccacgtgacattgcttgaCCCAATCTGTCCTTCAGCGCGAGCAaggatggcgggtatcgtgaataataaataattagcagttaatgaatgaggctgagtaggatatgaagaattaagcagattgaggagggtgttatcggccgaggtggataacaccctccgagatctgctcagttcttcatatcctacgaaagctgaattcattaaCTGCTTTACTattaattcattcaaaatatttcctagtttaaaaacatagctaacaTAAAACATGCtaacctgcatcgatgttaagttcatcttcgacagTGTACATTtgggtttgtccagctccgcaaatattctccaaatagcagatgtggCTTtctgagttgtcttcttgctgtttttgttatgtttttatagctattatttcgcctagttccagctgtagttcttactcttgaaacgagtgaagtgcccgccatttttgttttcacaaacaaaacaactcaaccctGTTCTcaggtcttctcagttaacggtgcattaacctgtagcgggctgcatttttgacgtcatttcctcgtttaacacaaaattcttccaaatttggtcatcagtaactggttatggtgaattatgcgtgtgcttttagccaatcagaattggggaaatattttgaatgaataacaaggTCTATTTAGCGATGTAAATACAGTCGACTGCCGATAATAACTCGCACCCTCGCTAACTCCCTCCAAAGTCGATTTCCCTTGgatactgtaattttaccctcgaactcgaaccctcgataactcaaatTTAAACCTCCCGCTTATTTTCCTCCAGatcatttttatataattttagtCTCGATGACTCGAACCGTGTTTGAAGCGCGTGTACTGCAGTCCGACACTTTGTCACTTtgaattctttgtctttactcaTTTTGTCAGTCTAGTTCAAATGCTGTGTCCAGCCCCGTATATTTAAATCAAGCTTTGTTGTAAACTTCACTTCAAGTGCAGCAAGATGAATATATTAAATATGAAAAAGGAATTAAGAttcctttttcaaatttaatatatttcttCCAATATCATTCTTAAACATATTTAACACACATGAGTGGACCAAAAGATGAGCCTTGTGAACATCCCCGGGCAATTATTTTCTGGTCACTGCTGACATCACCTATCTTTACCCTGTTGAGCCCCCTGGCCTGTCATGATCGAAGAATCATGACAGGTCAGAGGAGGATGGCAGGCATGAGAATCATGACAGGCCTCAGGTCAGAGGAGGATGAGAGAATTATGTCCAAAGCCATAAGCCTCCAGTTCGTTTACAATAAGGGAATAGCAAAGAGGTTCAAAGGCTTCACTAATATTTTTacttcatcctcggagacccagggtcAGTCTACtatggctccagaggtccgccCGAAGTACCTAAGATGAAATATATCATGCTGCAAATGACGTCGTAACTGAGTAGACTGAAGTCCCAAATTAGACTACAAGTTGCTAGAAATAGGTAAATTGGTCTTCGTTGTAGTAGGTTTGTGTAGAGTCCCACGGGTCTACTTAGTTGGAGTTGTTGGTGAGGGTGTGTCGCCCAGTTCTCTAATCTTAACCCTATTTCAGACTGAAAActtgtcattttccacacctgttttcaggcttggctccagttgttcaaaagctggcaGAAAGTCCTATCCACTGAATAACGCGATTGGTTTCCCTAccacttatccactggatggtGATGTATTCAGTGGATgacgctatccagcttttgaacaaccgaggccCCTAAAATCAATACTATATACCCCAGTATTCAAACCTGGCTTCTAAAAGTTATACTCGATTTTTGGTATAGGTTTCTTAATGAGCTGAGCCTCGGTTGTCCAAAGGCTGGATAGTACTATCCACCGGACAAATCtccatccagtggatagtgcaatttgCAGTTTCcctaagaaagaagaaagaaagagaaagaaggaaagaaaaccgGGAAGGAACTGGGACCCAGTAGACTCAGCCAGTCTCAGTCTCCCGCAGATGTAGTTTACAAGATGGAGGACATTTGCAGCGAACTTGATAAACTCACCGTTACATTTTTCGACAATCTCGAGCTTCTTCGCGAGAAGCGGGAACATCTTAACGGCGCAATAAGAGATGGACATTTAAACCTGTCAAAGGCACGTTATTCAATGGGAAATAAGTCCGTGGGCACCTTACAGTACAGCCACAAAATGGACTGCGCTCTGTATCATGTTAGAAATGATTTTCCAGATGAACAACCCATAGAATCTTCTGTTGCGTTTGAACTGCTTAAAACTTCGCCCGGTAGACATATTGAAAAACCTGAGAGTGTATCTGATGATAAAGATGAAACGAAAAGCTTAATAAGGAGACGAAAACCCGAAAAGAGGGACAGCCCTGGAAAGGATGAAGACCTAGAAACATCAGCTATCGAAGAATTAAGTCTCTCGAGACCGAAAGAAACATCAGGAGCTAGTTCACGTAATGGTTGTGTACAAGATCCAATCAAATGGTTTGGAATTTTGGTTCCTGGATGCTTGAAAGCGGGTCAGAGAGATTTTCAAAGGGCCATTGAACTGAGCTGTGAGGTGGTTAACCTGGAAGCAAAAGCGAGAGAAATAATCGGCAAGTTCGAAGTTTTGAAAGTACGAAAGTTAGAACTTCAGTTGGAGGAAGATAAAAAGCGTCAAGGAATTGAAGCCTAATCTTGTGTCCAAAAGTTAAAGGAAGGATATATCTTGTGAAACGTTTACTAAGTCTATATATATTGTTTAAAGAGAGGTAGAGTATTGAAATATTCATGAGTATTCGGGTACCCGGTGAATGCGAGAAGAAAAAGCAGGCAGGTTGTCCCATTTGTTGGAATGCTAGTAATACTAAGAATGTCCGATGACCAGATTTATTAATATAGCTTGTTCACAACTTTTCAGTGTGCTCCATCCTTTGACATTTGTAACATGATGCATGCATTTTACATGAGAATAACCGTAATTATTGTATTGTGTAAATGAATACAAGTTATCAAAGAGACGGGTGATTCTATTGAAATCACTTAACTGTTAgcacccagaaaaaaaaaagattatttttttagcacccagaaaagaaaaaaagatgattttttttgcatttgatttTTCAAATAGGTTCCTTCTGAGCACCGCTTTTGGCCATGTTACTTTCCCTAATCTTTGAAAGGCAATAGCAACTGTTCAGATGGCTTGCAGTTGAGATTATCACAAGTGTTCATGGAGAACTTTCCGGCATGAGAAATCAATAATAAttgatttctcttcatttttctgATTGAAAAAGATGCAAGGTCACTGAGTTATTCTTGGTAGCCTTTTTTGTGAGTTTTGGGCTCATTGGCCGGAAATGATTTTGCTTCTCTGCCATCCACTAAAATATAGCACCTAGCTAGCTTGGTCAAtaataatacagtgaaacctctccTGACAGATAcatctctattacggacagtttgtgTGGTCTCAAAGTTGCCAAGTGTCATACAACTTCTGGtctgtaatacagacacctctgtgaTAGTGACACTTAGtcctgtccctttggtgtccatatGAGAGAGGTTTGTCTTAAAAAGTTGAACCTCCAGCTCTCCTTACAGGAACCTACTTATTATGGTGGAGATCTCTCTCTTATGGACAGTTCGGTTGACTGTAGCATGTTTGAAGCTGGTTGGGGGatgtgggggggaggggggtctcaATAATAATGGTCATACTGtatgggaaatttgcttcatccaatctcatcagtatggaatttttgcacttgtttctcagatgtcattttgcagGAAAACCATTGGTGGCATCGcgacctcattcccagggttctctcctacctgCCCTCttgctccgtagggcgggtaggagagaaccctgggaacaaggttggcgtcggaaatgttggctgttttctcagcctaaaattgaaccacaacacagACACATGTAAGCTATAACTTCAGCCTGGGTTTAAGTTGACAGTCTTTTAAACAACCGTGGATAggattaagaatttttttcccagaGGAAATGATGGCATTTGTaattacaaaattaaaattggaaattttgttgaattttaaatttggccACCTTCAGGagtgaaagggtgtttttttaaagttaaaaactgGGTTTGCAAATGCAGAGTTACTATTGAAGAGATAAACACCAATATGACTCCTTCAAAAACTTAGGAAAATGAACGACTTTTATGGTTAAACATACATTTCATCTGACAACCTAACATTACATAGCCTGCAGTGTAGGCTTCAATATGTTGTTGTAGTCTTGGATAACACTATCTCCTGGATAAATCTCCAGGAAGGCTGTGCCCCAAGAAGAACTGAAGGGGGCCCACttctctgaacctgtgaaatccagggtgcccagtgTACGATTTCTGTGAAAGGAGTTAATAGATTTTCTAGCTGTCTGGGAACAAAAGTTAGGGTCCACTTGGTGCTGCTAGAACACGTCTTGTCCAGTgaataagtgttagggaaaccattGTATCATTAATTACATAGAGATTCATCGCACTAACCATCTTACATGTAGAACCTGGCATATGGAATGGTTTCTTAAGAGTAAGAGGCAGCATTAGATTTCTCTCACTTTTAATATGTTGTGGATGAGTCAAAGAGGCTTTGCCTGTACACTTATCACTACTTTTAAAATCAAACTTAGTG encodes:
- the LOC140937039 gene encoding coiled-coil domain-containing protein 115-like, with product MEDICSELDKLTVTFFDNLELLREKREHLNGAIRDGHLNLSKARYSMGNKSVGTLQYSHKMDCALYHVRNDFPDEQPIESSVAFELLKTSPGRHIEKPESVSDDKDETKSLIRRRKPEKRDSPGKDEDLETSAIEELSLSRPKETSGASSRNGCVQDPIKWFGILVPGCLKAGQRDFQRAIELSCEVVNLEAKAREIIGKFEVLKVRKLELQLEEDKKRQGIEA
- the LOC140938726 gene encoding uncharacterized protein; translation: MFPLRGPFKTLGKVLFGTIVILWLAVVICMFNYTEWSSMLLRMSRMVGDGTIRNNRTEHTNTITHGKFYFVFSYAEQLSMATRNLITLAALGSYSGHQVVVPFVKNSRFFGSSKMSSDTQTLELYYNLSALNNKLRSHGYSTLVSWETFQNVCRNKLDLLLYINYGNIAFQRGKKTKCSGNQRHQGFVKGFRVLKTICVDSGMLSSVEDFLKDVIRENECVGIEDWRGNGTLTSYRALFPLPSNIHHPLDHKSISLFFNEKLLEIAQHFISKMLGSNYVSFHIRSEKILKRPNGTITTLVNCLKQLSAMTNRSSEYDNHKIFVATDFSPSGSQSFGISLARNNTTLLLNHLDELLHNPVFFQPHVYNLFDTGAVAIVEMTILTSGRRLFLTGGGSFQGWIKDQFANRKHKGYSKVQVACTSK